The Gemmobacter aquarius genome contains the following window.
CCCGCCGGATTGCACGATGGCCTTGGCCTGAGCCTCGCGCAGGAACGAGGCGAACTGTTCTTCGCCGGTGCCTCCGCCGAAATCCTTGCTTGGTGTGCCCAGACCGGCGGCTTGCAACATTTCCGACAGGAAGGCCGCTTCCATCTCGGCTGCCTTTGCGCGCAGGGGCGACGGGGTGTCGGGCAGGTGCGGGGGCGGG
Protein-coding sequences here:
- a CDS encoding rod-binding protein gives rise to the protein MITPVPPPHLPDTPSPLRAKAAEMEAAFLSEMLQAAGLGTPSKDFGGGTGEEQFASFLREAQAKAIVQSGGLGLTEALFRSMGGTDDAA